One genomic window of Cupriavidus oxalaticus includes the following:
- the ccoS gene encoding cbb3-type cytochrome oxidase assembly protein CcoS, which produces METLYLLVPMSLVLVVVIAAALWWALHAGQYDDLDRPAESILLDNDKP; this is translated from the coding sequence ATGGAAACGCTTTACCTGCTCGTGCCGATGAGCCTGGTACTCGTCGTCGTGATCGCCGCCGCGCTGTGGTGGGCATTGCATGCGGGCCAGTACGACGATCTCGACCGGCCCGCGGAATCGATCCTGCTGGACAACGACAAGCCTTGA
- a CDS encoding sulfite exporter TauE/SafE family protein, whose protein sequence is MPFGVLISVFMLALLGGVHCAAMCGGIALAVEQPRGGVAALTFVRSRAAWAGELLAMHLGRISTYVLLGALLGAIGAGAWKQDYLPLQRWLFGAGSAMLLWSGWRVLRGNAFTVAWLERLAVRAGSVLARQLGRLGGGAMPTFVRAHGGLARRYGVGLAWGLVPCGMVYGALTLALLAGNAGSGALVMGVFGIGTLPNLLVLSGLSGYLRSLSRRRAVRVGAGVAVMVFGALGLARAVLLPHSLAEQGFCLVF, encoded by the coding sequence TTGCCATTTGGTGTGCTAATTAGCGTTTTTATGCTGGCATTGCTGGGCGGCGTGCACTGCGCGGCAATGTGTGGCGGCATCGCACTGGCGGTTGAACAGCCGCGTGGCGGCGTCGCGGCCCTGACCTTCGTGCGTAGCCGCGCTGCCTGGGCCGGCGAGTTGCTGGCAATGCACCTGGGCAGGATTTCGACCTATGTGCTGCTTGGCGCGCTGTTGGGCGCGATTGGCGCCGGCGCGTGGAAGCAGGACTACCTGCCGTTGCAGCGCTGGTTGTTTGGTGCCGGCAGTGCCATGCTGCTGTGGTCGGGCTGGCGCGTGCTGCGCGGCAATGCCTTTACCGTCGCGTGGCTCGAGCGGCTGGCGGTGCGGGCAGGCAGCGTGCTGGCGCGGCAGCTTGGGCGGCTGGGCGGCGGCGCCATGCCCACCTTCGTGCGTGCGCATGGGGGGCTTGCCAGGCGCTATGGTGTTGGCCTGGCGTGGGGGCTGGTGCCGTGCGGCATGGTCTATGGAGCGCTGACGCTGGCGCTGCTCGCCGGCAATGCCGGTTCCGGTGCGCTGGTGATGGGTGTGTTTGGCATCGGTACGCTGCCCAACCTGCTGGTGCTGTCGGGGCTGTCCGGCTACCTGCGCAGCCTGTCGCGGCGGCGCGCGGTGCGCGTGGGCGCGGGCGTGGCGGTCATGGTGTTCGGGGCCCTTGGTCTGGCGCGCGCGGTGTTGTTGCCACATTCGCTGGCAGAGCAGGGTTTCTGCCTGGTCTTTTGA
- the fnr gene encoding fumarate/nitrate reduction transcriptional regulator Fnr, which translates to MLTSIPITEMSPRCSTCAMGQLCLPVGMSQQDLTKMDTLVQERIRVHKGETLYRMGDPLTAVYAVRFGTLKTHVTTEDGRSQITGFHLPGEIVGLDGLGEMQHASDATALEDTEVCVVRLGDLQTLSADLPSLQHQFLRLMGKEITHDQMMLVTLGSMRAEERLAAFLINLSERLSARGYSSTEFVMRMSREEIGSYLGLKLETVSRLFSRFAEAGLIQIRQRHVKLVDLAGIKQLYSRSC; encoded by the coding sequence TTGCTCACCTCCATTCCAATCACTGAGATGTCGCCTCGTTGCTCCACTTGCGCGATGGGGCAACTGTGCCTTCCGGTTGGCATGTCCCAGCAAGACCTCACCAAGATGGACACGCTGGTGCAGGAACGCATCCGGGTCCATAAGGGTGAGACCTTGTATCGCATGGGCGATCCCCTCACCGCGGTTTACGCCGTTCGCTTCGGCACGCTGAAGACCCATGTCACGACCGAAGACGGCCGTTCACAGATTACCGGTTTCCACCTGCCAGGCGAAATCGTCGGCCTCGACGGCCTCGGTGAGATGCAGCATGCCTCGGACGCCACCGCGCTGGAAGATACCGAGGTCTGTGTAGTCCGCCTTGGGGACCTGCAGACGCTGTCTGCAGACCTGCCTTCGCTGCAGCATCAGTTCCTGCGGCTGATGGGCAAGGAAATCACGCACGACCAGATGATGCTGGTGACACTCGGTTCGATGCGCGCCGAAGAACGCCTGGCCGCTTTCCTGATCAACCTGTCCGAGCGCCTGTCGGCGCGCGGCTACTCGTCGACCGAATTCGTGATGCGCATGAGCCGCGAGGAAATCGGCAGCTACCTGGGCCTGAAGCTGGAAACCGTCAGCCGCCTGTTCTCGCGTTTCGCTGAGGCCGGCCTGATCCAGATTCGCCAGCGCCACGTCAAGCTGGTGGATCTCGCCGGCATCAAGCAGCTCTACAGCCGTAGCTGCTGA
- the ccoO gene encoding cytochrome-c oxidase, cbb3-type subunit II, with protein MSEKQRFFSHETLEKNIGWLIICTILVVSIAGLVQIVPLFFQHSTTKPDPGITPYSPLRLMGRDIYIREGCVGCHSQQVRTLQAETERYGHFSTAGEAVYDHPFLWGSKRTGPDLARVGGRYSDDWQRIHLRNPRDVVPESVMPSYPWLEKAALPTNDIQARMRALAKLGVPYTEADIAKAPDELQGKTEEDALVAYLQALGTNRRNVRVDTAAAVAPAKE; from the coding sequence ATGTCGGAAAAACAAAGATTCTTTTCCCACGAAACGCTGGAGAAGAACATCGGCTGGCTGATCATCTGCACGATCCTCGTGGTCAGCATCGCGGGTCTGGTGCAGATCGTGCCGCTGTTCTTCCAGCACTCCACGACCAAGCCGGATCCGGGTATCACGCCGTATTCGCCGCTGCGGCTGATGGGCCGGGATATCTATATCCGCGAAGGCTGCGTCGGCTGCCACTCGCAGCAGGTGCGGACACTGCAGGCCGAAACCGAGCGTTACGGCCATTTCTCCACCGCGGGCGAGGCCGTCTACGATCACCCGTTCCTGTGGGGCTCGAAGCGTACCGGTCCCGACCTGGCACGCGTCGGCGGCCGCTACTCGGACGACTGGCAACGCATCCACCTGCGCAACCCGCGTGACGTGGTGCCCGAGTCGGTGATGCCTTCCTACCCGTGGCTGGAGAAGGCCGCGCTGCCGACCAACGATATCCAGGCGCGCATGCGGGCGCTGGCGAAGCTGGGCGTGCCATACACCGAGGCCGACATCGCCAAGGCGCCGGACGAGCTCCAGGGCAAGACCGAGGAAGACGCGCTGGTGGCTTACCTCCAGGCTCTGGGCACCAACCGCCGCAATGTCCGCGTGGACACCGCTGCAGCAGTTGCACCGGCGAAGGAGTAA
- a CDS encoding cbb3-type cytochrome oxidase subunit 3, which translates to MAMITAVATVVSMVVFLGICWWAWSAGRQAANRESAMLPFALPDETTTTSSRNT; encoded by the coding sequence ATGGCCATGATCACCGCTGTTGCGACCGTCGTGTCGATGGTCGTCTTCCTTGGCATCTGCTGGTGGGCGTGGTCGGCCGGCCGGCAGGCCGCCAACCGGGAATCCGCCATGCTGCCGTTCGCGCTGCCTGACGAAACCACGACAACATCGAGCCGGAACACCTAG
- the ccoG gene encoding cytochrome c oxidase accessory protein CcoG: MNAPGTEEMARAADRQRSAAAPAETSDETLYEVRRKIYPRSVTGAFSSWRVWLVLFTQLIYYGTPWLQWNGRQAVLFDLGERKFYIFGLVLWPQDVIYLAVLLVISALALFLFTAIAGRLFCGYACPQTVYTEIFMWIERRIEGDRIARIRLDGDPWSLRKLRIKATKHFLWVLIALWTGFTFIGYFAPIRELGGELASLSLGPWQTFWMLFYAFATWGNAGFMREQVCKYMCPYARFQSVMVDRDTYVVTYDVGRGEPRGSRSRKTDHRQAGLGDCVNCSICVQVCPTGIDIRDGLQYECIGCGACIDACNQVMDKMSYPRGLIRYTSENAMRKALSAAASRKRLLRPRVIIYSVIWVALLAGFVASIALRTPLKVDIIRDRGALGREVEGRWIENVYRLQLINTTEGPMHISVRADSDELKHLTVEYDKQAESLAPTSNRLLPIRIRVPIEDAAQGTHKISVTVTSEGSEQGNAEIRQSTSFIVPRDL; this comes from the coding sequence ATGAACGCACCCGGGACCGAAGAAATGGCCCGGGCGGCCGACCGCCAGCGGTCGGCCGCTGCGCCTGCCGAGACCTCGGATGAAACGCTGTACGAGGTCCGCCGCAAGATCTATCCGCGCTCCGTTACGGGCGCTTTCTCCAGTTGGCGCGTCTGGCTGGTCCTCTTCACGCAGCTGATCTACTACGGCACGCCCTGGCTCCAGTGGAACGGACGCCAGGCCGTGCTGTTCGACCTTGGCGAACGCAAGTTCTACATCTTCGGGCTGGTGTTGTGGCCTCAGGATGTCATCTATCTCGCCGTGCTGCTGGTCATTTCGGCGCTGGCGCTGTTCCTGTTCACGGCGATCGCCGGGCGGCTGTTCTGCGGTTACGCCTGTCCACAGACGGTCTATACCGAGATCTTCATGTGGATCGAGCGGCGGATCGAAGGCGACCGGATCGCCCGCATCCGTCTCGACGGCGACCCCTGGAGCCTGCGCAAACTGCGTATCAAGGCCACCAAGCACTTCCTGTGGGTACTGATCGCGCTGTGGACCGGCTTCACCTTCATCGGCTACTTCGCGCCGATCCGTGAGCTGGGTGGCGAGCTGGCGAGCCTGTCGCTGGGCCCGTGGCAGACGTTCTGGATGCTGTTCTATGCGTTCGCCACCTGGGGCAACGCTGGCTTCATGCGCGAGCAGGTGTGCAAGTACATGTGCCCGTATGCGCGTTTCCAGAGCGTGATGGTCGACCGCGACACCTACGTCGTGACCTACGACGTCGGCCGGGGCGAGCCGCGCGGCAGCCGTTCGCGCAAGACCGACCATCGCCAGGCGGGCCTGGGCGATTGCGTCAACTGCAGCATCTGCGTGCAGGTGTGCCCGACCGGCATCGATATCCGCGATGGCCTGCAGTATGAATGCATCGGCTGCGGCGCGTGCATCGACGCCTGCAACCAGGTCATGGACAAGATGTCCTACCCGCGCGGGCTGATCCGATACACCTCGGAGAATGCCATGCGCAAGGCGCTGTCCGCGGCAGCATCGCGCAAGCGCCTGCTGCGTCCGCGTGTCATCATCTATTCCGTGATCTGGGTCGCGCTGCTCGCTGGCTTTGTGGCTTCGATCGCGCTGCGCACGCCGCTGAAGGTGGACATCATCCGCGACCGCGGCGCGCTGGGCCGGGAGGTCGAAGGCCGCTGGATCGAGAATGTGTATCGCCTGCAGCTGATCAACACGACCGAGGGGCCGATGCATATCAGCGTGCGAGCCGACAGCGACGAGCTGAAGCACCTGACGGTCGAATATGACAAGCAGGCCGAATCGCTGGCGCCGACCTCGAACCGGCTGTTGCCGATCCGCATACGCGTGCCGATCGAAGACGCGGCGCAGGGTACGCACAAGATCAGCGTGACGGTGACCAGCGAAGGATCGGAGCAGGGCAACGCCGAGATCCGGCAGAGCACCAGCTTTATCGTGCCGCGCGACCTGTGA
- the ccoP gene encoding cytochrome-c oxidase, cbb3-type subunit III: MSDFFSDFWSYYIAAIALVGIVWCVWLLFSQRKITKTASGGDDTGHVWDDDLRELNNPLPRWWMWMFLLACIFGLVYLVLYPGLGKYSGVLKFSTQGELAAHRAAQEQMQNEIYAKYLKMDVKQVAGDPQAREIGQRLFLNYCAQCHGSDARGSRGFPNLTDGDWLYGGEPETIQQTIAKGRNGVMPPFASTIDGKLAGDVAQYVRSLSGLSSDPIRASRGESTFKSTCAACHGAGGKGNQALGAPNLSDNVWLYGSSEGSIVDAILKGHNNHMPAHEEILTPERIRMLTAYVWGLSNTGGGAGQ, encoded by the coding sequence ATGAGCGATTTCTTTTCCGATTTCTGGAGTTACTACATTGCCGCGATCGCGCTCGTCGGCATCGTCTGGTGCGTATGGCTGCTGTTCTCGCAACGCAAGATCACCAAGACCGCCAGCGGGGGCGACGACACCGGCCACGTCTGGGACGACGACCTGCGCGAACTGAACAACCCGCTGCCGCGCTGGTGGATGTGGATGTTCCTGCTGGCCTGTATCTTCGGCCTGGTCTACCTCGTGTTGTATCCGGGTCTGGGCAAGTACTCAGGCGTGCTGAAGTTCTCGACGCAGGGCGAACTGGCCGCGCATCGTGCCGCGCAGGAGCAGATGCAGAACGAGATCTATGCCAAGTACCTGAAGATGGATGTCAAGCAGGTGGCTGGAGATCCGCAGGCGCGCGAAATTGGCCAGCGGCTGTTCCTGAACTACTGCGCGCAATGCCATGGTTCGGATGCGCGCGGCAGCCGCGGCTTTCCCAACCTGACGGACGGCGACTGGCTGTATGGCGGCGAACCTGAGACCATCCAGCAGACCATTGCCAAGGGCCGCAATGGCGTGATGCCGCCGTTCGCATCCACCATCGACGGCAAGCTGGCAGGCGACGTGGCGCAGTATGTCCGCTCGCTGTCGGGGCTGTCTTCGGATCCCATCCGCGCCTCGCGTGGCGAGAGCACTTTCAAGTCGACCTGCGCGGCTTGCCACGGTGCCGGCGGCAAGGGCAACCAGGCACTGGGCGCGCCGAACCTGTCCGATAACGTGTGGCTGTATGGCAGTTCGGAAGGCAGCATCGTCGACGCCATCCTGAAGGGGCATAACAACCATATGCCGGCACATGAAGAGATCCTGACGCCAGAGCGGATCCGCATGCTGACGGCCTATGTCTGGGGTCTGTCGAATACCGGCGGGGGTGCCGGCCAATGA
- the ccoN gene encoding cytochrome-c oxidase, cbb3-type subunit I — protein sequence MDVTAASSRVDTFNYGVVRQFAVMTVVWGIVGMAVGVLLAAQLIWPELNFNTPWLSFGRLRPLHTNAVIFAFGGSALFATSYYVVQRTCQARLFCGPLAAFTFWGWQLVIVAAAITLPLGITSSKEYAELEWPIDLLITAVWVAYAIVFFGTIVKRKTRHIYVANWFFGAYILTIALLHIVNNIEMPVSLWKSYSAYAGVQDAMIQWWYGHNAVGFFLTTSFLGMMYYFIPKQAERPIYSYRLSIVHFWALNFTYMWAGPHHLQYTALPDWAQSLGMVFSLILLAPSWGGMINGIMTLSGAWHKLRTDPILKFLVVALSFYGMSTFEGSMMSIKTVNALSHYTDWTIGHVHSGALGWVAMISIGSLYYLIPRLFGEKQMYSVRLIEWHFWIATIGVVLYIASMWIAGVMEGLMWRATQPDGTLTYAFVEAVKAKYPFYLIRLLGGICFLSGMLLMAYNVAKTIVGKRAVDAPIPASIPASAH from the coding sequence ATGGATGTCACTGCCGCGTCTTCACGCGTCGACACCTTCAATTACGGCGTCGTAAGACAGTTCGCTGTCATGACGGTAGTCTGGGGGATCGTCGGCATGGCCGTCGGCGTGCTGCTGGCAGCACAGCTGATCTGGCCTGAACTCAACTTCAACACGCCCTGGCTGTCGTTCGGCCGCCTGCGGCCGCTGCATACCAATGCGGTGATCTTTGCCTTCGGCGGCAGCGCGCTGTTCGCGACCTCGTACTACGTGGTCCAGCGCACCTGCCAGGCCCGCCTGTTCTGCGGCCCGCTCGCGGCGTTCACGTTCTGGGGCTGGCAACTGGTTATCGTCGCCGCGGCCATCACGCTGCCGCTGGGCATTACCTCCTCGAAGGAATACGCCGAACTGGAATGGCCGATCGACCTGCTGATCACCGCGGTCTGGGTGGCCTATGCGATCGTGTTCTTCGGCACCATCGTCAAGCGCAAGACACGGCATATTTATGTCGCCAACTGGTTCTTCGGCGCCTACATCCTGACCATCGCGCTGTTGCACATCGTCAACAACATTGAGATGCCGGTGTCGCTGTGGAAGTCCTACTCGGCCTATGCCGGCGTGCAGGACGCAATGATCCAGTGGTGGTATGGCCATAACGCGGTGGGCTTCTTCCTGACCACCAGCTTCCTCGGGATGATGTACTACTTCATTCCCAAGCAGGCCGAGCGTCCGATCTATTCATACCGCCTGTCCATCGTCCACTTCTGGGCGTTGAACTTCACCTACATGTGGGCCGGCCCGCACCACCTGCAGTACACCGCGCTGCCAGACTGGGCGCAGTCGCTCGGCATGGTGTTCTCGCTGATTCTGCTGGCGCCGTCGTGGGGCGGCATGATCAACGGCATCATGACCCTGTCGGGCGCCTGGCACAAGCTGCGCACCGACCCGATACTGAAGTTCCTGGTGGTGGCGCTGTCGTTCTATGGCATGTCCACGTTCGAAGGCTCGATGATGTCGATCAAGACCGTCAATGCGCTGTCGCACTACACGGACTGGACCATCGGCCACGTGCACTCCGGCGCGCTGGGCTGGGTCGCAATGATCTCGATTGGTTCGCTCTACTACCTGATCCCGCGGCTGTTCGGCGAGAAGCAGATGTACAGCGTGCGCCTGATCGAATGGCACTTCTGGATCGCGACCATCGGCGTGGTGCTGTATATCGCCTCGATGTGGATCGCCGGCGTGATGGAAGGCCTGATGTGGCGCGCCACGCAGCCTGACGGCACGCTGACCTATGCCTTCGTCGAAGCGGTCAAGGCCAAGTACCCGTTCTACCTGATCCGTTTGCTGGGTGGCATCTGTTTCCTCTCCGGCATGCTGCTGATGGCCTACAACGTCGCCAAGACCATCGTCGGCAAGCGTGCCGTGGATGCGCCGATCCCGGCCAGCATCCCGGCCTCCGCACACTGA